Genomic window (Nitrospirota bacterium):
CCGCGCCGTCGCCCGTGAGCGCCATGCTCTCCGGCGTCATGATCAAGACCGGCGTCTACGGTCTCATGCGGTATTTTCTCTGGCTCGTGCCGCCTGCCGGATGGTCCCGGTTCCCGCTGGCCGAATGGGGCATGGTCATCGCCATTCTCGGAACCATCACGCTCTTTACCGGCACTATGCAGGCGCTCAGGCAGGAGCAGTCGAAACGCCTGCTCGCCTTCCACAGTATCGGTCAGATCGGCTACATCCTCCTTGGCCTGGGTGCGTGCATGGCCCTGCTTCCGGGCGGAGATCACCGGCTCACGGCGCTTGCCGCCATCGGCCTGTTCGGCGCGCTCTATCACGTGATCAACCACGGCATCTTCAAGGGCCTGTTGTTCCTGAACGCGGGCTCGATGCTGTACGCAACGGGGACGCAGGACCTCAACAAACTGGGCGGTCTGATGAAATTCATGCCCGTGACGGCGGTCACGGCGCTTGTTGCTTCGTTCTCCATTTCGGGCGTTCCGCTCTTTAACGGCTTCGTAAGCAAGTGGAGCATTTACGTGGCCGCTGTTCAGGGCAGCGGGGCAGCCGGATATCTCGCCCTCTGCGCGATCGTCGCCATTTTTACCAGCGCCCTCACCCTGGCTTCCTTCATCAAATTTTTCGGCGTGAGTTTCCTCTCGCGACCAAGCACCCTGGTGACGACGCAGGCCGCAAAGCGCGGCAGGCTCGAAGTTTCCTGGATGATGCAACTGCCGCAGGTGCTGCTCGCAGCGGCATGCCTGGGGCTCGGCATCATGCCCGCGGTCGTGTTCCATTTCCTGCAAAAGGCGCTGGACGCCGGCCGCCAGGGCTTCGGCGCAGTGCTGGCCGATGCTGCGCCGATGACCGGCGGGCCGCTTGCGGGGATACAGGCACTGCAGGACATCGCCGTGTTCGCGCCGCTTGCGCTCGCCGTGCTGATCGGCTCGATGTTCCTGATCACGAGGGCAATCTCAAAACTCGGAGGGGCCCAACGCCGTATCGCCGCTCCCTGGCTTTGCGGCTATGTTCGCGAGGCGGATTGCCACCGGTACACGGCCCACAATTTCTACAGTGAGATCAAACGTTACTTCCGCTGGCTGGGCGGCACGCCTCATCCGGATCCGGGCAAGCAGGACGAGGTGAAGGGACCTTGATCATGATCGCACGCGAAAAGCTGAATCAGTTAAAAGAACAGTTCGGCCCCGCTTTGCTGCGCGCCGATTTGCCGGACAACCGGAATTTGTTCGCCTTCGTCGAGCCCGGCGCGCTGAAGGCGATCTGCAAATTTATTTTCCGTGATCTCGATGCACGCTATATAACCAGCATCGGCGTGGACGATCGGCCGTTCTCCGGCACGTTCCTCGTTGCGCACAACTTCGCTTTTGATAAGGACCATCTGCTGTGCAGCGTGCTTGTTCATGTTCCCGCGGACAAACCGGAAGTGGACAGCATCACCGACGTGGTGCCTGCCGCCAGCTGGGCCGAGCGTGAAATGCGCGATATGCTGGGCATTGAACCAGTGGGCCATCGCTATCCCAAGCGGCTCGTTCTGCCGGACGGCTGGCCCGACGGCCTCCATCCGCTTCGCAAGGACATGAGCTGGGACCACGTTCCGGAAAACTACGATGAGGACCGGGAGTTCCTGTTCGACGACCCGCCGGAGGGCTGCATGGTCGTGCCGTTCGGACCGTTCCATCCCACGCTCGACGAGCCGTCGCATTTCCGCCTCTATGTGGAAGGCGAAATGGTGCGCGGCTGTGAATATCGCGGGTTCATGGTGCACCGCGGCATCGAAAAGCTCGCGGAATCGGTGATGTCGTACAATGACATCAATATGCTGGCCGAGCGCATTTGCGGCATCTGCGGCTGCGTGCACAGCGTTGCTTACTCGCAATCCGTCGAGGCCGCCGCGGCCATCAAGCCGCCGCCGCGCGCCGAATACATGCGCACCATCATGCTCGAGATCGAGCGGCTGCACAGCCACCTGCTGTGGGTGGGCCTTGCCTGCCATATCGTCGGTTTCGATACCCTGTTCATGCAAAGCTTCCGCATCCGGGAACCGATCATGTGGATCGCTGAAAAGATCACCGGAAACCGCAAGACCTACGCGCTTTGCCTCATCGGCGGCGTGCGCTGGGACATCGGCCCGGACCTGAAAACCGAACTCCTTCATGTCCTTGATACGCTCGAAGCCGAATGGAAGGCCGTCGTTGACGCCGTGAGCAAGGACAAGAACATTCAAAAGCGCACCCGGGGCGTGGGCGTTGCCGATAATCGCGCGGTGAAGGACCTCGGCCTCCTCGGTCCCGTTGCGCGCTCCGCCGGTGTTGACATGGACTGCCGGCGCGATCATCCCTACGCGGCGTATGACCGTGTTGATTTCAACGTGATCGTTGAACGGGACGGCGATGTCTGGTCGCGCATCCTGGTCCGGGCCAGGGAAGTGTTCGAGTCCATCAAGATCATCCGCCAGTGCCTGGAGAAAATGGAAGAAGGTCCGCTTCACGTGACAATAGAAGACGAACTGCCTGTCGGCCGCATGGGTCTGTCGTCGGTTGAAGCCCCGCGCGGCGAGAGCCATCATTTCGTCATCACCGGCGAGAACAACCGACCGCGCCGCTGGCGGGTCCGGGCGCCGACCTATCAGAACCTCCAGGCAATACCGATGATGATCAAGGACCAGCAGATCGCCGACATGACGATATCCCTCGGGAGCATTGATCCCTGTTTCTCGTGTACGGACCGGATGGAGACGATCGATCTAAAGTCGGGTGTTTCAAGGGTGTGGTCTCAGAAGGAATTGGAGGAACTGGCGCGGAAGAAGAATCATAAATAATAGTTAACCACAGGTCTCATAGAGCGGGACACGCGGATAGGAGCGAGCGTATGACTGCGATCAAACAAGCATCATAAGACCGTCATTCCCTAATGCCTCTATAGGGAATCCAGGTTTTCTGATATCAGAAGCAAACGGGCTGTTGCACAAACCGATTTTGTGCTTCGACAGGCTCAGCACGAACGGATAAAATTTATGTCTCAAAGTCCACACCGTTCGCCCTGAGCTTGTCGAAGGGTGAACGGTATTTGGACATCAGCCTGCAAACACCGGATTCCCGATTAAATCACTCGGGGATGACCGGTTTCTTTTCATCGCGGCGGGAGACCGCAGTATGGACAATACAATGATCAGGACGATACTGGGCGGACTGGCGAATGTGTGCATGGTGTTGCTGGTGGCGCCCTTGTGTCAGGGGGTACTGCGCAAGGTCACGGCAATCATCCAGTCCCGTCAGGGTCCGCCGATCTGGCAGCCTTACTACGATCTGCTGAAATTGCTCGGCAAGGAAGACCTTGAATCGGGCGATTCACCGGTCATGCAGCGCTTCGCGGCATATCTGTCACTGGCGACCGTGCTTACCGTGGCGTGCCTCGTGCCGATGGGGTTTTCCGCCCCGATGAACGGGCACGGGGACGTCATTCTGCTGATCTATCTTCTGACCCTTTCGGGCATCTGCACGCTGCTGGCGGGGCTGTCGGCAGGCTCCACCTATTCTCTCGTCGGCATCAGCCGCCAGATGATGATCATGATTGCGCTGGAACCGCTGTTTGCCGTGGCCATCATTATCGGCGCGATCCATACGCGGTCCTTCCGGCTGGATATGGTGCTGAACGGTTCGGTTTACGCCAACGACGGTTTCCCGTGGTCGGGGCTTATCATGCTGGGTGTGATGCTGTTGTCGTTCCAGGCATTCGTAGAGCGCGTTCCCTTCGATATCGGCGAGGCGGAAACGGAGATCATGGAAGGCCCGCTCATGGAGTATTCAGGACCGAAGCTGGCGATGTTCAAGTATGCGTCGATGGTGAAACTGATCATCTACAGCGCGCTGTTCGTGGCGATGTTCGCGCCCTGGGGTTCGGGACTCCTGTTCCCGTTGGGATGGCTGCTGTTCTGGGCAAAGGTGGTCGTCATGATACTGCTGGTGACGCTGGTGGCGGCGACACACGCGCGCTACCGCATTGACCAGGCCCTCCGCTTTTTTGCTGCACTGCTGGTGGTTGCGCTGTCAGCGCTGGTCCTTGCAGGCTACGGATTCTGATCGAGGTGACTGCATGTCTGTCCTGAGCAAACTGAAAGAAGCGATCGTCTGCCTGAAAGCGGGGCGGGTGACACTGCCCTATCCAGCGCAACCAAGGCCGGCGCCGCCGAAGTTCAGGGGCAGGCCCATCTTCGATGCAACGAAGTGTATCGGCTGCGGCGGCTGCGCAAGCAATTGTCCGGCGCGCGAGATCCTGATTGTCGATATCTGCCAGGAACTCCGCATCGTAAAGTACCTCGGACGCCGGTGCGCCTACTGCGGCCGGTGCGCCGATGTCTGCCCGGAGAAGGCCATCACCATGAGCCTTGAATTCGAGACAGCTACCAACAGCATCGGCGACATCAGCCAGAAGCTGGAACTGTTCATGAGCACGTGCCAGCGCTGCGGCCGCTGCTTCAAGGAGCCGTCTCCGCTGGAACAGCTGAAGATGAAAGGGTACCGGTTCGACGATCTGAAGAACGATCGGTGGATCTTCAAGTCACAAAGCTATCTCGGAGATGAGCCGGTTGTGGATGATATAAAGCTGGAGATGGAATGACCAAGGATTAATGGTCTCGTGAGATGTCGTCATCCCCGAATGCTTCTATCGGGGATCCAGAAAATATAAAATGGACTGGATTCCCGTTTTCACGGGAATGACGGTATTTAAAAAATTAGACTTCCGTGTGTCCGACTTGTCGGACCCGTGGTTAAAGACGTTAGGTTCCGATTTTCCCGGATTAGGATAACAACCATGCTCAAAAATCTCTGCAAGAAAATGTTCGGCCGTTCGTTATGGGTCTACCATGCCAACAGCGGCGGCTGCAATGGCTGCGACATCGAGGTGTTGAATGTGCTCACGCCCTATTATGATGCGGAGCGCTTCGGTATTAAGCTGGTCGGCTCACCGCGCCATGCGGACGTGATGCTTTGCCAGGGCCCGGCCATGCGTTCCACCGCGAAGGCGCTCAAGCGGGCATATGAGGCCATGCCTGCTCCCAAGCTGGTGTTCGCAATCGGTTCCTGCGCCTGCTGCGGCGGTATGTGGCATGACTCGTACCCCGTCATCGGGCCGGTGGAGAAAATACTGCCGGTGAACTATTACATCCCCGGCTGCCCTCCGCGGCCTGAAGCAATCATTTATGGCGTTGCGGTCGCGCTCGGTCTCGTGGATAAAAAGACCGCGCCGGTCCAGTTAAAACAGATGGAGTACCCGATCCCGCGATACCATCCCAGCGACCTTCACACCCAGAACGACATGGTAGTGTACGAGAAAATTGATAAGATATGATCGGTGATTGAGCGGAAGAAGTAACGAATGTGCACAGGGCTGGGGAGTTGATCAATTGAAAGTCCTCCTTTTTGGCGCTACCGGTATGATCGGGCAAGGCGTCCTGCGAGAGTGTCTGCTGAGCCCCGATGTCCAACTGGTGCAAACGATCGGGCGAAGTGCCACAGGCAGAGAGCATCAGAAACTCCGCGAGATCGTCCGCCAGAACCTATTCGATTACTCGGGCCTGGCAGCTGACCTCACGGGTTTCGATGCCTGCTTCTTTTGTCTGGGTGTTTCGTCAGCAGGGATGAAGGAAGAAGATTATGAACGGGTGACGTATGGGATCACCCTTGCGGCGGCAAAGGCCCTGGCACCATTAAATCCTGACATGACGTTCATCTATGTATCAGGCATGGGAACGGACAGCTCCGAGCAAGGCAGCATCATGTGGGCGCGGGTGAAGGGTAAAACCGAAAACGCGCTGCTTCGCCTGCCGTTCAAGGCAGTATATCTTTTTCGCCCAGCAGGCATTCAGCCGCTGCATGGCATCAAGTCGAAAACAAAGCTTTACCGTGTCATATACGCGCTCTCCGCACCGCTCTTTCCCTTGTTGAATGCGCTCTTTCCGCACTATCTGACTACCACCGAGAAGATAGGGCGCGCGATGATCAATGTCGCGATGCGCGGTTTCCCGAAACAGATACTCGAAACCCGGGATATAAACAGCGCCGCAACCTGCGGTTAAGGATGAATGAGGTTTCCGCGTACCGTAAAACAGAGGACGTCTAGTCATGGGTTCGTGAGATCGACAGACAAATCGTAACACGTGAACGCAAGAAGGGCTGATTCTATGTAAGAATCAGCCCTTCTGTTATTCTGGCTCCCCAAAAATGACAAAACAGGGCAATGGCAAGAGGATATTGACTTATCGGAACTGTGAACTTATCTACAAATCCGCAATTTTCGCAAATTGAAGCAACTGTGAATTACAGAGTGAAATATTGATAACATGCGTGTATGATGCGCTTTGATGCGTGTCGTTCTCGACCCGTAGTTTGGAATCATATCTTTGTCTTGGTCGTTGTTAATTCTACTCCTGAGTGGACATTTCATATGCTGGCTCAGTCCATATCAGCGGAATTACGATGTCTCCAACATTTTCCGCGGGTTGAAGATAAAATTGCGAGAAGAATTGGTAACTCGAGTGAATAAGGCTAAATACAAACCTGCTTGTAAAAACATACAGAAACCGAATCAAGAAAAACGTGATTGCTACAGAAAGGATTAATGTTTTGATAGATAATGTCCATGACGTTTGATAGGCAACGGCTATGATTGCCAATACAAGGAAAATGGTAACTCCCACCAAGCTTTGCCTACCAATACTGGCTCGGGATCTGTAGAAAAGCCCAGCGATCAATGTTAATGGCCCGATTGCTGCCGCCCACCAACCGAATGCAGAGATAGAGAGACCAGCACAATAGAGGAGAAGAAGTATGTCAATCCGCGAGAGCAATCGAAGCAAGGTAATTTGACCACGCACCGGGCAATTCACAAGAGCTTTTAGCTTCTGTGGGTCTGCCTTATCAAGAAACTGGCGCCATGCCGAAGTATCGATCATTATCGTTAGCTTGCCGTCTAATTGCGCCCGAATGATTTTATCGTAATCATCACGTGAAATCAGTGTCATCTTTTCTCCTTTATCACCTAACGAGTCGGTAGAATAAGTACGGTATCTTCAGGTAGCGTGTTTATTAAGCTTTTCGCATAATTCATTGAAAGCAGAAAGCTCAGATGTAAATATAATATGTCCTTTACGTACCATATCATTCAGAAATCGTGTCGGATTGAGTTTTAAGGCAAGATAGCCCGCAAGATACCAGTTTGCACCGAATATTAGTGCAGGCAACCACAAATGTTTAAACAATAGTAGCGGTACCCAGATCAGGTTTGATAGTTGAATCAAGCTGAGGATGCCAGAGAAACTTATAGATGCCGATGGGTATCGAAAATAGAGATGGTATTTTTTGAATGCGCGGGTTTCTTCATATCCTATATCGAGTTTGTTGGAATATGGTTTGATCTTGGGACGGACGAAAAGGTCCGCTGCTAATATATAAGCTTCAAAAAGGCCAAAGATACAGACAAAAATACCAACGCCCAACGTAGCGTGAAATAAGGCAGTTACAATGCTAATCAGAACCAACAGTGTAGCTACAAGCTGTAAAATCATGTAGCCTCCTTATAATGACAAACCGCTGGTTGAATGAAAAGTTGTTTATTCGTAGATGGGACTTAATACGTTATTTTTGAGAATTTAGAAAATCAAGAAAAGGTACAGATAAAACATTTTTATGTTTGGAGCCTATATTATGCGCAAGCAACGTATCCATTTGTTTACTGTAACTGTCAAGTGCATGTTGAACAGCATCTGTCATTTCTTCGTGGTTCCTTTTTTGAATGTCCGCGATTTCTTTTTTATAGTTCTTGTGAAGCGCATCAAGTTAAGAAAGGATGTTGCTGAGTTTCTTGTCAGTAATATTGAGCTTCACAAGCGTGCTGATGTAATGATACGTACCCCCTATGATCATAAGTATAATACCGCCCGCAATCGTGCGCGTAAAAGGGTCAATTATATCTATGGTCATATGCTTCTCCT
Coding sequences:
- a CDS encoding peroxiredoxin family protein, with protein sequence MTPELSVLIAILVCIAGALLTLVVSRNKTVAGWLSFIVTSITAVLIFSAVATVLTTGPSLHPAEFWSLPKFGFALRIHVDGLSAIFLTLAAFIAVPSSFYSIVYMRSYAEYGAARYYPHFLLFLAAMYGLLSTTDMMWFFFIFWQLMTLPGYALIRYENRKPENIRAANKYLFMMEIACGATMLGAELLAAAGASAGNVALKYDLDTVSANMPALLNEHSGISMLAFALFLVGFGIKMGMWPFGQIWLPDAHPAAPSPVSAMLSGVMIKTGVYGLMRYFLWLVPPAGWSRFPLAEWGMVIAILGTITLFTGTMQALRQEQSKRLLAFHSIGQIGYILLGLGACMALLPGGDHRLTALAAIGLFGALYHVINHGIFKGLLFLNAGSMLYATGTQDLNKLGGLMKFMPVTAVTALVASFSISGVPLFNGFVSKWSIYVAAVQGSGAAGYLALCAIVAIFTSALTLASFIKFFGVSFLSRPSTLVTTQAAKRGRLEVSWMMQLPQVLLAAACLGLGIMPAVVFHFLQKALDAGRQGFGAVLADAAPMTGGPLAGIQALQDIAVFAPLALAVLIGSMFLITRAISKLGGAQRRIAAPWLCGYVREADCHRYTAHNFYSEIKRYFRWLGGTPHPDPGKQDEVKGP
- a CDS encoding NADH-quinone oxidoreductase subunit C, which encodes MIAREKLNQLKEQFGPALLRADLPDNRNLFAFVEPGALKAICKFIFRDLDARYITSIGVDDRPFSGTFLVAHNFAFDKDHLLCSVLVHVPADKPEVDSITDVVPAASWAEREMRDMLGIEPVGHRYPKRLVLPDGWPDGLHPLRKDMSWDHVPENYDEDREFLFDDPPEGCMVVPFGPFHPTLDEPSHFRLYVEGEMVRGCEYRGFMVHRGIEKLAESVMSYNDINMLAERICGICGCVHSVAYSQSVEAAAAIKPPPRAEYMRTIMLEIERLHSHLLWVGLACHIVGFDTLFMQSFRIREPIMWIAEKITGNRKTYALCLIGGVRWDIGPDLKTELLHVLDTLEAEWKAVVDAVSKDKNIQKRTRGVGVADNRAVKDLGLLGPVARSAGVDMDCRRDHPYAAYDRVDFNVIVERDGDVWSRILVRAREVFESIKIIRQCLEKMEEGPLHVTIEDELPVGRMGLSSVEAPRGESHHFVITGENNRPRRWRVRAPTYQNLQAIPMMIKDQQIADMTISLGSIDPCFSCTDRMETIDLKSGVSRVWSQKELEELARKKNHK
- a CDS encoding NADH-quinone oxidoreductase subunit H — protein: MDNTMIRTILGGLANVCMVLLVAPLCQGVLRKVTAIIQSRQGPPIWQPYYDLLKLLGKEDLESGDSPVMQRFAAYLSLATVLTVACLVPMGFSAPMNGHGDVILLIYLLTLSGICTLLAGLSAGSTYSLVGISRQMMIMIALEPLFAVAIIIGAIHTRSFRLDMVLNGSVYANDGFPWSGLIMLGVMLLSFQAFVERVPFDIGEAETEIMEGPLMEYSGPKLAMFKYASMVKLIIYSALFVAMFAPWGSGLLFPLGWLLFWAKVVVMILLVTLVAATHARYRIDQALRFFAALLVVALSALVLAGYGF
- a CDS encoding 4Fe-4S binding protein, producing MSVLSKLKEAIVCLKAGRVTLPYPAQPRPAPPKFRGRPIFDATKCIGCGGCASNCPAREILIVDICQELRIVKYLGRRCAYCGRCADVCPEKAITMSLEFETATNSIGDISQKLELFMSTCQRCGRCFKEPSPLEQLKMKGYRFDDLKNDRWIFKSQSYLGDEPVVDDIKLEME
- a CDS encoding NADH-quinone oxidoreductase subunit B family protein, which encodes MLKNLCKKMFGRSLWVYHANSGGCNGCDIEVLNVLTPYYDAERFGIKLVGSPRHADVMLCQGPAMRSTAKALKRAYEAMPAPKLVFAIGSCACCGGMWHDSYPVIGPVEKILPVNYYIPGCPPRPEAIIYGVAVALGLVDKKTAPVQLKQMEYPIPRYHPSDLHTQNDMVVYEKIDKI
- a CDS encoding epimerase; its protein translation is MKVLLFGATGMIGQGVLRECLLSPDVQLVQTIGRSATGREHQKLREIVRQNLFDYSGLAADLTGFDACFFCLGVSSAGMKEEDYERVTYGITLAAAKALAPLNPDMTFIYVSGMGTDSSEQGSIMWARVKGKTENALLRLPFKAVYLFRPAGIQPLHGIKSKTKLYRVIYALSAPLFPLLNALFPHYLTTTEKIGRAMINVAMRGFPKQILETRDINSAATCG